Sequence from the Molothrus ater isolate BHLD 08-10-18 breed brown headed cowbird chromosome 13, BPBGC_Mater_1.1, whole genome shotgun sequence genome:
GTGACTGATCTTCATTAGGGCTTTAATTACATCACACAACTTAAACATGTGctcctgagtgctgctgtttgctgggcCACTGCTTTGTGCTTTATTTCAGGAAGGCTTTTCCCTGATCGATTCCCACAAGTGGCTGAAGATAGTGAGGAGAGCAGagtgcctgctgctccaggcacaggccaaggtgagctgagctgcttgcAACATTCCTAGCATGTAACACACATATGAAGAAAATCTCTCCCTTTTGCTAAATTAAACTAGGAGGTGTAAATTACCTATgtaaattagaatattttttactCTAGATACTAAACAAGGATGGATTAAATATTGGTATCTTTTGTAACTGCTAATACTCAGCTTTTAGACTGAGCTCTTAGACAGTTTTTGTACTAAGTTTTTAGACTGAGCTCTCTGAGAGTTAGCTGCTAAAACAGCCAGACTGGTTTTATTTCCCACTCTATCTGCCACAGCTAACAAAAAGATAAAGCAAATCTCTTCCAGGATTCCTCTGAGTCAGGCTGCACTTCAGCAAACAAACTCTAACCAAGCAAGAACTGAGCCATTTTgtggctcctggcacagcagcagcaggtggtgGTTAAGGTATTTGGTACTCAAGGAAACAAAATGGATGTGGGTTTCTGGTCAGCCACTCAGCTCTCCTGATGAAAAGTGGTTGATTTGCCTTTAAATAATCAAATAGCATTTTCTTCTTACCAATTTATGTAAAAATCTCAGGGTTTTTAGTTCTTAGATGAACTCTGATACTCTGTAAGTATCTTAGTGTTTTAAATTCATGGGTTATGCCTGAAACCAAAACAcctctgcactctgctttcTATCAGCTTGTTAGAAACCTGGCAAAGCTGaaggcagctggggcaggaatCAGTTGTGATGAACCTGCAGGCTGTTCCTTCCCAGTTACCAGAGCAGTGCCCCCGTGCAGCATCAAGGgattctgctgctcctcacagcaagACAAAACCAACATCCCActcagtgccagctccagcaaAGCTCTGAGGGGCACTTCAGGAAAGGAGAATTTTAACAGCCTGAAATTAATTTGGTGCATCTCAGTGTTTACTTACCATAAATTCACACCACTACAACTGCAGTGGTTTTACCACACAGTTTCTCTACTTTATATCCTAACAGTGGATGCAGCTTCTGGGGTCATCTTTATGATAAATTTCTGGTTTATCTTGTActccttggtttttttttaagtcattaATATTGCATTTACAGTGCAACTTGCTCATCATTTCAAATATGGCTTCAGTAGGACACTGTGGCTCTTAGTCAGCACAAAGAGTTTCAAAACTATGAACAGGAGCAAGATTAATCTTCTTAATAATTTTGCAAGAAATAATTTCCCTTCCTATTGTTCTCCTTGAGCTcagccccccagcccagcatggaAGAGGTACAAATGTAATGATTCCATGACATCAGGGGTCTTTAATACTTGAGCCTTTGTGTGGTTCAGGTGTGACTGCCCAGTGCTCAGTTTATGCTATAAACCTTGACATATCACAGATCCCTTTCCACTAAGGAACAGTGTGTAATTTTCAAAGTCCACTGTTGTTTATGAACTGCAAACTAAAGTATTTAACAGTCCTGTGAGAAACCCAAGGGAGTCCAAATAGCTCAGCCCAAAATTAATTTGGGGATCTAAACAAGCAGGTGCTCTTTGAAAGTGTCCTAAGGAAACTCCAGCCAAGTTCCTTTTGTGAAATCACTGAAATCAGAACTCACCTGtgtggcactgcacagctcagtgcctggctctgggaggctGCCCCAGTTCCTTAATTAATGAGGGCAAAtccagctgggcactggcaaGGAGTGCCACACTTCACATTAGTttgccattttttccctttagaaaGCACCGAGCCAGGCTTCTGTGCTTACCCTGCCCTAAAAATCTTTTTATGGGATTCAAAACATCTTCAAGCAGCAGGCATGTAAACACAGGGGCTGTCAGCAAGAGCTGGCTCATCTCTGAGACAGGAGCTTTAAAGTGAGAGGTGTCCTCGTGCTCCAGCAGTGTGGGATTTAAATGGGCATTGAAAATGGGGCTGACACTGGAACCTCAGGAAGATGAAGACCTAAATAAGCCAGGCTGGGCCAAGGagaatttgctgcttttctagtgcttaagtttttttttttaaattgaaatttcaATATCAAACAGAAAGTTCCATTAATTCACTCTCTAAACACTGAATATGCACCTCCCTTACGTCAGCTCCAGGTGCTTAGGCCAAGCTTATCACACACCATAGATTCCATCCCCATTTCAGGACACTTTGCTGAACCTGGGGCACTTATTTAAAATACCAATTATGGCACAGCCCAACAACCTACTCTGGGGGGTCAGAGCTATCTGGGagttttcagtaatttttagTATCATTTCCCTCTTTGAAGTgatgcattttaatttcctgcACTCCTATTCAATGTGCTGGTTTCTGTTCAAGGAACATTTAGGTGAGAGCCAAAGTGAATGTGTTGGTTCAGCTCcacacaggagcaggcagaCCAGGGAGGGTTGACTGTGCTGCATCAGGAACCATCAATCCTACTGGTCTATGCCATTCCCAGAATGTCTAGTCCAGATCCAGAGCTAACTTCTGCTTACTCTTGTGTCAGTTTTTTGTCACAAACaactgtgcagagctggcacacCCTTACAGGACACTACCTGCAGCAACAATAACACTTAATTTTCCTGCAATGTGTAAAAGCTGAGTCCTGGCAATGCTTGTCCACTTGGCTAAACCTTGAATTAGTGACAGGTGGCCTTGCATCACTTACCCTTTCCTTGcatatttttatctcattttcaaATCAGCAATCACAGTCTTCTGGTTAAGCTGCtgggaaaaactgaaaatacagcaggaaaccatatttgtttgtttttaaattggCACAGTTATCCACAAATCTCTTGCCTCCTTGTTGTCTCCAACAAGCATGGATTTAATGGGAGCCGTTGGAGGCGGTTCCAGGCTGATTTGCTGTCCCTGTGGTTGTGAGCAGAGCGAGTGCCGCATGTTCCGCGTGCAGTTcgggggcagctgcagggaggaggcGCGGGAGCGCTGCTGCAGCTGCGTGCACAAACTCAGCCAGTTCCTCCCGGTGCAgggggctgaggagcagagccccagccaggacagccaggcCATGGACACTGAGCACGCAGTAagtgagcacacacacacccagaaGCACTCACctctgcctggcagagctgggtgtgagCAGTTTCTCACAGCTGGGAGACTGGCTGCATCAAATGGGAGTTGGGAAACTGGACAGGGCAAAAAATCATCAGAGCCACAAAGTAACCCTGGCTCCTGGCTCCtttctgtgtgctcctgctctgcagtggtaGTAGCTGCTACAACTGCTTCTTTACAATTTGATCCTAATCTCAGGAGGAACAGAATGTTTCCCCTCTCCAAGATAAACTCCTGAGTAACTGGAaaaggcagagacagacagcatTTTCAGGGTGATTATTCCAAAATCTCTGCTCTCTTGGGTATTTGGATCCATGGAAAAGAAGCAGTGCGCTCTTGTGAGCATCCATCCAAAACATTCTTTGAAGTTACTCCTAGGAAGTTGTTTGTGACTTCAGTTTAGCCATGAGCTAGCAGGCCTGTAGTTAAACTGTCatgtctttcatttttaaagagtGGAGCAGATGTGCATGCAGGTTCcataaaaagatgtcttttTACTGCAGAAGGTAGCTGAGCACATTCCCTTCCCGTCAGTGCTAAAAATGGAACTGCTTCCCCCCCTGCACATACCCACACTCTGCTTGGTAACAAGCCCTTATTTGCATTTGGTATTTTCTAGCCAGATGAGCCTCTCCCAGACTCCTGCACAAGCCTTGGAGAAAGAAGATCTGTAGCACAGCTTGCACAGgtaaaaaacaaacatctcCTGTTTAGAGTCTGTAACTGAGCCTGAGAATGAGCTGTCTCAGGTTCCATCTGGGAAATGCCTTCCCTGAGCATTGGGATGCCATCATCTACACCAGCAAAACCCTGGATCTGTGTAACGATCCAGAGCCAGGGaatcagcagcaaaacaagGTGTTGGGTGGTGTAATCACCCCATCTGAATAGCAACAAATGACACACTGAGAGCAAAGAAATACCCAGAGGCAACATCCAAATGAATGGCTCTGGCACTGGTTTGACTCTGCAGAAATGATTCGTGCAGATCAGAGCTGAAGCCTGAAAATTtcaaggaatcacagaatatcccatctaaccctgctctCTGGCAATGGGAACCCACTCTCctttgtcccaagtccctctccagctctctgggagcccctttaggcactgacAGGGGATCTGAGGTTCCCCTGGACCCTTCTCAACCCTGACCCACATGAAAGCATCCCCATATTCCATGGACAGCTGCACTGAGCAGTTCTGGGTAAACACCTGGAAGTCAACTGTTGCTCACTTACTGGAATTCAGGCCAGTGCAGAAGCAGGTGAGCAGAAAACTCTGCTCTTTTCTGGGTTTGTGCAGTTCCTTCTCTGTGTCTTCCTTACCCTTCTTTCGTAGTCACTGGCTGAGCACAGACTCCCAGAGTGGGAtggactggaagggacctcagaggTCACCTCATTCCAACCCCAGTGCCACGATGCCCAGAGTTCTCCCACCCCCATGGGAAAAAGCTGGGAGAGGGGATTAAACAGGGAtgaaaaggaagttttaaaataaaagctccaTACTCTACTTCTAAAAAACATTTGGCTAAATGAAAAGCTTGCAAGTGCACGCTTGGTTATCCCCACACATCCATGTGGCAGCACGTACAGCTCATAAACACTGATTACAGAATGGATACCCAGCAGGAAGCCACAGTACCCAGGAGATTGGCATTTCCAGGGTccatttccactgaaataattGCAGTGTAAAAGCTACACTGCAATCACACCCGGACATCAGAGAAAagctcacacacacaaatcccAGCTGACTGATAGCACTCCAAGAGCACCAAACGCAGGCAGCTCCAtgttcctgcagcacccaggagggctgggctgtggctgtgtcctCGTGTCCCAGCTCAGGGCCCCCTTCCCACCTTCCACTGGCAgtgggtgctgcagcagaggccGGAGCTGCCCCCGGTGCTGCGGCAGCCGGCCTGGAGCGCCCGGGAGCTGGGAACCTTCATCCGCCTCTGCCTCATGGACCAGCACTTCCCTGCCTTCGTGGAGGAcgtggagaaggagctgcacaggctgGCCAAGGAATGAGGCACGCCTGGAACCCCAGGGTGCACGCAGCTCTGCTGATTAAAGGTTGAAAAACAGCCCACAGCGGTTTTTGTcggtgttttatttttaaaaacaggtgAATCCACTTTTTATACATCATTGCACTTCAACAAATACACAGAACACGAGTTCATGCAGCTACAGTTACGCACATCATGAGAACCCTGGTAGGTCTATTTCTACAATCTTTAAATCATGAGAAATTACAGTGTCAAACTAAAGAGGAATAACTAGTTGCATAGAATATCACCATGCTGTAACATTTCAtcatttaaacaaacaaaaaaaaaaaagaaaattataaaagttTGCCTGAATTGAATGTACAAGAATATGTCGAACACATCAGTGCAAAAGGATTTGAGAATTTACATgagttaacaaaaaaaaaaaaaaaaatcacttaaaaagcaatcatatatatatatttataaactgaaggtttgtttttgtttccaacTGCATCCCACCACCACtagcagcccctggcaccacCCAGCCCCGACGCCCAACAGGACACCCCGTGCTCCATGGTTAAAGCCCTTAAGGAAATTCCAATGTCCCTGCTCCAAGCACCGGCCCGGCATCACTCCCTCCTTCCAGCCATACAGTAAGGAATGAATATCAGCAGCTTCAAAATGAACCACAACGACTTCTGGTTTCCCCTCCcccaaatataaatatatactgtATATATCTTTAAGTTTTGCTGTACTTTACAAAAGAAGTCTCACTAGATGGCAGCGGTGCGGTTTGAGCGGTGCCGAATTTAACAGCTACAGGAAGTAAAAAACAGCGCATGCGTGAACCCGCCTGGCTACTGCTCGTGtaaagagaggaaaggaggaaaaaaaagcaacattcaCAGCACATCAAGCCCAAAAGAGTTTACACCTTCTACACGGAAGCATTATTAAAATTCATCTGGCTAGGTCATCCTTGCAGGAGAGGCTAAATAAGGCATGCGTTAGACAGTCATATTGTTGCTCActtggaaaggaaggaaaaaaaaaaaaaaaaagaaatcagacaGAACTGGAGTTCTAGAACCAAGAGTTCCAACCCTTAAATTTAGCAGGTCATATTGCCATCAGTCTCTCAGAAACTTAAAGCTCTAAAAAAGAAACGAGAAAGAGGTGCTAGTCAATGGTGAACAGCGCGAGCCGCAGCCTGCAACCCCCGCGCTCCCACCGGGGCTCCcgacagccccagctccaccGTTTAGGGAGGAATCAATCAGGAGGGCTCGGCAGCTTTGCCCAGATTTTAGCAAGCAGGTCCTTAAACCCCCCGCCTGCCTGAGGAAATCAATGTTTGGTCCCCCCCGTGGTCCCTGAGGCGCAGCAGGAATGTTTCATGGTTAATGCAGGGAACGCTTTGCTGCTGCCCCCCAGCACtccaggcaggagggctgggccTGCCCGCTCCCAGCCGGGTGCAGGCAATACTTACATGATGAGcgttttttaatttgtgtttctcTGACGTAAGTTTTTGTCTTTGTGATTGTTTGTAGAATTGGTTTTCCTGCAGAAAGGGATGGGAGAGAAATGCATCAAAAATCAGTCACAGGTACAGGGAAAATGGACGTTATTTGTACTTCATTAGGCAGCGTTTCAGTCTTCTTCCCTCCAACTGGCTGAAGACAACACAGTTTTAGCCTTTGTATTTTAGCCCAATATTTGTTTTCTAGCAAgatgttgcttttctttcctccgGTGCTAAGAAACGCACCAGACGGTCCAACACCATCTGTAATGTCACATGCAATATCAACCCTATGATTTATCACCTCCCACAACCCCCCAGTTTATCccaaagagtatttttttcccaaaaacaCACTTACATTGGCCCAGCTGGTTCATCATCTGCAGCAAGCATCCCGAGGCAGCCAGGGAGAgacaagggaaggaaagaaaaacagagtcAGTGTTTGTAGGGGGTGACAAGGAGCAGCAAACTGATCTATCTACAGCATCAAAGGCCATTCCAGTCGGGAGTGCAAGGATCATGGAGTTACTGCTCTGGATTCGGGTTTAATGGCAGGTATGTTGCTTCAATGGGTTTAGTTAACACTTGGAATGCTGGTCATGAAGGACTGCAACTGTAGCGGACAGATTGGTGCAACATGATCAAGACTCATCTTGTCCCCAAGTTCCAGTGGTTCAATCTCATAAAAAATAGATGAGGAGACAAACCAACGGTTCAGTTGTAAAATCCTGCTGGATGTTTGCTTgcattgactttttttttttaatatgtattttaatttttaagccATTTTTCCACTGCTGATGGGTAACTCCTGGTATATACCCCAGAGGGTACATACCCCACACTCATTTTCCCCCATGGATGAAACAACCTCTACATTCCCCATTTTTCTCCAAGTTTAATTAGAAGGGACCAGGTTAGGAGGAGGCTGAAGGGGAACGCTCgattccagccccagccatggtccttgggcagcagcatccagtGTCGCCAGGAGGACTCAGGGTGCTGGGACACCTCTGGACACacttcagctgcagagcactgacaGCATCGTCCTGCCCACGGCCCTTGGCAAAACTCATTTAGGAACTGGCGGGGGTAGGGAATCTGCCAATGAGGAATGTTTCATATTAACTCTCAGGACCAATTAGGCTTTGTTTTGGAATTCTCAAACACCATTTTCACCCACACTGtagtacagaagaaaaaaaatgcatttacacAACAGTACAAGAGTCAATCCAGGAGCCTAATGCTCCCACagatggattttggggggacCAATTCAGGCCCTGCTGGTTTTGGCACTTGACAGTTGCCATTCCCACCTCGTGCCGGAGGGATTTTTCAGGGAAGTCTTTGAGAAACTCTCAGCAGGATTCCACAAGGGTGCTTAGTGCACATGAAGCAGTTATGGAAATTACAGTCTTACAGTGTAGGCATCCGCATGAGCACACGCCAGGAGTAATGTCAGGGAGAGGGGACATTACTCCACCTGGGCCCTCGAGGCAACGGAGAGGCAAAGCCACCGCTAGCACAGACAGTGAccagaacagaaaatacttcaaaaataaagaactaACCACAAACCAAGAGCTTTACAGCCAAAGTAACAGACTAGCGACACACTGGTGTCCACAGAATTCCAGTACCAGCAACAGTAACTATCGGACACGGTACAGAGAACTGGGACTAGGAAGGACAGCCAGACATCAATGTGCTGTTGTATATACAGTGAGATATACAGAGACACATCAGGTACTcaaacacaaagcacagcagaggaatCTATGGCTTCCTTCCACAAACATCTCTGGGAACCGAGGGTCCGAGAGCAGCCGAGCTCCGCGCTCCGGGCGGGACAGGGAGCCCTGGCCCCCGAGGCCAGCGCTGCCTCTGAGACCCAGCTCGGCTCCAGCAAGCACCATCCACTGCTTTGGGAGTTTGTTTGGCTGGACTTCAGCAATAGCAAACTGCACCCTGGACACTCGCTACAAAATAaccattttcccttctctgctcaAAGATTTAAATGCCCGTTTCAGATCAGCAAGTTCGTGttgtcaaaaataaaataaaaaaaaaaaattttaaaaagcagcttcaaATTGATAAAGGCTGCCATCAGTGATTCCTCACGAAGATCCCACAAAAAGCCTACTGGGAATACTCTATTTGGTGGATCCCCACGACTCCTCCCTGTCCCATCTCTAAGCTAAACCACAGCTAAAAAGACCAAGGGAAATTCCCAGTCAGTCGTTAAGTGCTGGCAAAGCATCCCCAGTACAGTACAGACACAGACCGAACCCTCAGCGAAACCAGGGGCAacagaacaacagaaaaaccAGTACAAAATCAGACTAAAGAAAAGGTTCAAAACAGCAAACTGAAATCCAAATTAGTTGTGAACGTGAATGAGGAAGTTTTCAAGAGTGTTAACGTTATGACTTGTGCGTTGTATAGACTGAAGCGGAGGTTAAACAAACTCCAAAGCATGCAGAGCTCTCACTTACCACCATTTTTTAAGGGTATGATGCAAttgaaggggggaaaaaaaaaaaagaagtcatagTAACCGACAAGATCAATTATCACCCAAAGCTTTaatgccacagccctgctctaggacaggcagcagcacctaTGGCACAGAGAGggcccccagcactgggagcagccactgagcccctcctgcagcacctgccctggcactgggcacctCCAAAACccccctgctcagagcacagccatAACCCCACAGCCAGGCCTTTCCTCAGGGCATGGAATGACCTGCTTCATGGGCTCCCAAAACTGCACATTCTGAGCCAAAACGGGAGAAGTGCTGCTTGCCTTTAACACAGGTAATCAATCCCTGCAGGCAAAAATATCTGGGAATTAAAATTGGAAGATGATGACAAGTAGATCTCCCTTAGCTCCTCCACTTGGATGGGAATGTGTTTTGTGCCCCCCCTCCCATTTTCAGCCTTAATTTACAGGCATTTTGTATGTCACTCAGTTTCCTTCACCGCCTTTGGAAAGCTACAGGGTTTATTTTTAGTATCAAATTAATCCTGGGTAGCATCTTGTGACTGGTGgaagttaaaaatgaaacactAGCGGGTTCTTCCAGCACTAAGATTCCAATTTTTGCTTCTGAAGGGATTCTACATCTCAGCTCATGCTTTAAAACCTGGAAAGAATTaatcccagcctggtttgggttggaagggaccttaaagccaccccctgccatgggcagggacaccttccactgtcccaggtgctccaagccctgtccagcctggcctggggcactgccagggatgcaggggcagctcaATGCTCtgaaggagcagccagagcccgtgacagcagctcagggtcCTGTGTCCATTCCCACTGGGATACAGCaatgctgctggg
This genomic interval carries:
- the LOC118690827 gene encoding meiotic recombination protein REC114-like, whose protein sequence is MGITTDFDSVVTGFNPWSDETSTLQLFDSSKNCIAAEGFSLIDSHKWLKIVRRAECLLLQAQAKSECRMFRVQFGGSCREEARERCCSCVHKLSQFLPVQGAEEQSPSQDSQAMDTEHAPDEPLPDSCTSLGERRSVAQLAQWVLQQRPELPPVLRQPAWSARELGTFIRLCLMDQHFPAFVEDVEKELHRLAKE